One region of Sphingomonas abietis genomic DNA includes:
- a CDS encoding ribonuclease produces MAEWLLDEGIGEHRAALVDGDAILEAAIDRLGPRLRIGAVIAAKLGERVGGGAWIATALGDAILETVPRGLSQGRTLLVEVVREAIPEPGRLKPARARSTNAAEERDAPTLAERIGPARRIGAHDPDRLEQAGWSELIEQAASGEIDFPGGHLRLSPTPAMALFDVDGALPPADLAIAGAGASAKAIRRLAIGGSIGIDLPTLGSKAERAAAAAAIDAVLPQPFERTAVNGFGFVQIVRPRPRASIPEWVRADPALTAALTLLRRASRDVGARTLAAAPAVIDRLAARADWIAALARRTGGAIALRADPTLAISAGHVEP; encoded by the coding sequence TTGGCTGAGTGGCTGCTCGACGAGGGCATTGGCGAGCATCGCGCTGCCCTTGTCGACGGTGACGCCATCCTCGAAGCCGCGATCGATCGCCTCGGCCCACGCCTGCGTATCGGCGCGGTGATCGCGGCGAAGCTCGGCGAGCGGGTCGGCGGCGGCGCCTGGATCGCCACGGCGCTGGGCGACGCCATTCTCGAAACGGTGCCGCGCGGCCTGTCGCAGGGGCGCACCCTGCTCGTCGAAGTGGTCCGCGAAGCGATCCCCGAGCCCGGCCGCCTGAAGCCGGCGCGGGCGCGCAGCACCAACGCCGCCGAGGAACGCGATGCGCCGACGCTGGCCGAACGGATCGGCCCGGCCCGGCGGATCGGCGCCCATGATCCGGATCGGCTGGAACAGGCCGGCTGGTCCGAACTGATCGAGCAGGCGGCCAGCGGCGAGATCGACTTTCCCGGCGGCCATCTCCGCCTCTCGCCGACGCCCGCCATGGCGCTGTTCGACGTCGATGGCGCCCTGCCCCCCGCCGACCTCGCCATCGCCGGCGCAGGCGCTTCTGCCAAGGCGATACGGCGGCTGGCGATCGGCGGCTCGATCGGCATCGACCTGCCGACGCTCGGCTCCAAGGCGGAGCGCGCCGCCGCCGCCGCCGCGATCGACGCGGTGCTGCCGCAACCGTTCGAGCGCACCGCCGTCAACGGCTTCGGCTTCGTCCAGATCGTGCGCCCGCGCCCCCGCGCCTCGATCCCCGAGTGGGTGCGCGCCGATCCGGCGCTGACCGCGGCGCTGACGCTGCTGCGGCGGGCCTCGCGCGATGTCGGCGCCCGCACGCTCGCCGCCGCCCCGGCGGTGATCGACCGGCTCGCCGCACGCGCCGACTGGATCGCGGCGCTGGCCCGGCGTACCGGCGGGGCGATCGCCTTGCGGGCCGACCCGACGCTCGCCATATCGGCCGGCCATGTCGAACCCTGA
- a CDS encoding DNA gyrase inhibitor YacG, translating into MSNPDLIPPAPIRRAERCPVCGKPVIAAHAPFCGQGCRDRDLLQWLGEGYRVPGAALPTDEED; encoded by the coding sequence ATGTCGAACCCTGATCTTATCCCGCCCGCGCCGATCCGCCGCGCGGAACGATGCCCGGTCTGCGGCAAGCCCGTGATTGCCGCCCACGCTCCCTTCTGCGGCCAGGGCTGCCGCGATCGCGACCTTCTGCAGTGGCTCGGCGAGGGCTACCGCGTCCCCGGGGCAGCCCTCCCGACCGATGAGGAAGATTGA
- a CDS encoding RrF2 family transcriptional regulator — MLAQKTRYALRALLYLAEAEKGRSVQVADIAATQQVPRKYLELILLDLKKAGMVSSRRGPGGGYVLARAPAEISFAEVIRLMDGPIALVPCASQNFYERCDDCHDEAGCAIRMVMARVREDADRILSATTLANAAAFEVLAAA; from the coding sequence ATGCTTGCCCAGAAGACCCGCTACGCGCTCCGTGCGCTGCTCTATCTTGCCGAAGCCGAGAAGGGGCGATCAGTGCAGGTCGCCGATATCGCAGCGACCCAGCAGGTGCCGCGCAAATATCTGGAGCTGATCCTGCTCGATCTCAAGAAAGCGGGCATGGTGTCGAGCCGGCGGGGGCCGGGCGGCGGCTATGTGCTGGCACGGGCGCCGGCGGAGATCAGCTTCGCCGAAGTGATCCGCCTGATGGACGGGCCGATCGCGCTGGTCCCCTGCGCGAGCCAGAATTTCTACGAGCGCTGCGACGATTGCCATGACGAGGCCGGCTGCGCGATCCGGATGGTGATGGCGCGGGTCCGCGAGGATGCGGATCGCATCCTGTCGGCCACCACGCTCGCCAATGCCGCGGCGTTCGAGGTGCTGGCCGCGGCCTGA
- a CDS encoding sulfate ABC transporter substrate-binding protein, producing MRRLILAGLAASLIVGPIAVSAAAAAPAPTEILNVSYDPTRELYQDIDASFAKDWKAKTGQDVTIRQSHGGSGAQARSVIEGSPADVVTLALGYDIDSIAQKAKLLPANWQTRLPHNSTPYFSTIVFLVRKGNPKGIKDWGDLIKPGVSLITPNPKTSGGARWNYLAAWGYAQKTYGAAGAKDYMIKLFRNVPVLDSGARGATTTFVERGQGDVLLAWENEAFLAVNQLGQGKFDIVVPSVSIRAEPPVALVDKNVDQKGTRKVAQAYLDYLYTRPAQQIIAKDYYRPIDPVVAKQYLDKFPRIQLFTIDRNFGGWAKAQAAHFADGAAFDQIFAAAKH from the coding sequence ATGCGTCGCCTGATTCTTGCCGGCCTTGCCGCTTCGCTGATCGTCGGGCCGATCGCGGTTTCCGCCGCCGCCGCCGCGCCGGCACCGACCGAGATCCTCAACGTCTCCTACGATCCCACCCGCGAGCTCTATCAGGATATCGACGCATCCTTCGCCAAGGACTGGAAGGCGAAGACCGGGCAGGACGTCACCATCCGCCAGAGCCATGGCGGTTCGGGCGCGCAGGCGCGTTCGGTGATCGAGGGGTCGCCGGCCGACGTGGTGACGCTGGCGCTCGGCTATGACATCGATTCGATCGCCCAGAAGGCCAAGCTGCTGCCGGCCAACTGGCAGACCCGCCTGCCGCACAACAGCACGCCCTATTTCTCGACGATCGTCTTCCTCGTCCGCAAGGGCAATCCCAAGGGGATCAAGGATTGGGGCGATCTGATCAAGCCGGGCGTCTCTCTGATCACTCCCAACCCCAAGACCTCGGGCGGGGCGCGCTGGAACTATCTGGCGGCGTGGGGCTATGCCCAGAAGACCTACGGTGCCGCTGGCGCCAAGGATTACATGATCAAGCTGTTCAGGAACGTGCCGGTGCTCGATTCGGGCGCGCGCGGTGCGACCACGACCTTCGTCGAGCGTGGGCAGGGCGACGTGCTGCTCGCCTGGGAGAATGAGGCATTCCTCGCCGTCAATCAGCTCGGCCAGGGCAAGTTCGATATCGTCGTGCCGTCGGTGTCGATCCGGGCCGAGCCGCCGGTGGCGCTGGTCGACAAGAATGTCGATCAGAAGGGCACGCGCAAGGTCGCGCAGGCCTATCTCGACTATCTCTATACGCGCCCCGCGCAGCAGATCATCGCCAAGGATTATTACCGGCCGATCGACCCCGTCGTCGCCAAGCAGTATCTGGACAAGTTCCCGCGCATCCAGCTGTTCACCATCGATCGCAACTTCGGTGGTTGGGCCAAGGCGCAGGCCGCGCACTTCGCCGATGGCGCCGCGTTCGACCAGATTTTTGCCGCAGCCAAGCATTGA
- a CDS encoding glycosyltransferase family 61 protein: MRMLFNIFDVDELSRSNVQEAPPGVSIRIDSDWRTFRRYRPDYVAATDQTVWDRDYYNPVASVPWSGFVMADDAFVLQDNLTLVGEHVLIGRAMMYPFEVFPYVKDDMVITPAENGQWQLERPDEVQHLKGTTLSLVVDGWRIYGHWLVDMLPKLERALRSGIHIDQYLLPAPSKSWQFAMLDAVGLPRERCVFVDLAKVAVRCEHLVVPTYDRFNSEVRPDFIRVHERLRRQYAADIVPEIANRNLFVARAEGMRTLVNRQAVEDLAIDLGFEIIRPETMTLPEQIRLFASARSIMGECGSALNNAVFSLPGTHVAALQNADHPDHLQAQIALLKGQNIYYALGEPAGDWGAFHVPLAYVRAVAERLLTRPVTRDIIPETLLLSPDEARLQS, from the coding sequence ATGCGGATGTTGTTCAATATATTTGACGTTGATGAATTGAGTCGATCGAACGTCCAAGAAGCTCCTCCTGGAGTATCGATCCGCATCGATTCGGACTGGCGCACTTTTCGCCGCTATCGTCCGGATTATGTCGCAGCAACAGATCAGACGGTGTGGGATCGGGATTATTACAATCCCGTTGCTTCTGTACCCTGGTCGGGCTTCGTTATGGCTGACGATGCCTTTGTTCTGCAGGATAATCTGACGCTGGTCGGAGAGCATGTGCTGATCGGGCGTGCCATGATGTATCCTTTCGAGGTGTTTCCATACGTTAAAGACGATATGGTAATTACTCCGGCCGAAAATGGTCAGTGGCAGCTCGAGAGGCCCGATGAGGTCCAGCATTTAAAAGGGACTACGCTGAGTCTGGTTGTGGATGGTTGGCGCATCTATGGTCATTGGCTTGTCGATATGCTTCCCAAGCTGGAACGAGCACTGCGTTCCGGCATCCACATCGACCAGTATTTGCTGCCGGCACCCAGTAAATCCTGGCAGTTCGCCATGTTGGATGCCGTAGGGCTGCCGCGGGAGCGGTGCGTCTTTGTAGACCTGGCGAAAGTCGCTGTCCGGTGTGAACACCTTGTAGTTCCGACCTACGACCGGTTTAATTCGGAGGTTCGTCCGGATTTCATTCGGGTGCATGAGCGCCTGCGGCGGCAATATGCCGCAGATATCGTGCCAGAGATCGCGAACAGAAATCTTTTTGTCGCCCGCGCCGAAGGCATGAGAACACTCGTAAACCGACAGGCCGTTGAAGACCTTGCAATAGACCTGGGATTTGAAATTATTCGCCCGGAGACGATGACGCTCCCCGAGCAAATCAGGTTGTTTGCCTCCGCTCGCTCGATTATGGGGGAATGCGGATCTGCCTTGAATAACGCGGTGTTTTCTCTCCCGGGTACGCACGTCGCCGCGCTTCAGAACGCTGATCACCCTGACCACCTGCAGGCGCAGATCGCTTTGTTGAAGGGGCAGAACATCTACTATGCCTTGGGTGAGCCGGCTGGCGACTGGGGCGCATTTCACGTCCCGCTCGCATATGTCCGTGCTGTGGCCGAGCGATTGCTGACTCGACCGGTAACCCGGGACATCATTCCAGAAACCCTTCTACTTTCGCCTGATGAAGCGCGACTGCAATCGTGA
- the infA gene encoding translation initiation factor IF-1: protein MAKEELLEMRGQVVELLPNAMFRVRLENDHEILGHTAGKMRKNRIRVLVGDEVLVELTPYDLTKGRITYRFK from the coding sequence ATGGCGAAAGAAGAACTGCTCGAGATGCGCGGTCAGGTGGTGGAGCTTTTGCCCAACGCCATGTTCCGCGTGCGCCTCGAAAACGACCATGAGATTTTGGGCCACACCGCCGGCAAGATGCGCAAGAACCGCATCCGCGTGCTGGTGGGCGACGAGGTTCTCGTCGAACTGACGCCTTATGATCTCACCAAGGGCCGCATCACCTACCGCTTCAAGTGA
- a CDS encoding glycosyltransferase, which translates to MDDFLNAPCDEDAVDLLYNIFIGRKPEAGHPWVGVPKITVINGLIQSEEFSIKCDVLLRQGFDSIFEGRDARIIDYIPPFLVEMGGSLPRSNTWPDFLLSGIDALNGFLNPDQIPEHARILSEMIANEYKPRPEKAGFFRDLLAFNKEWFLRFNKNVPALRDVSRSELEALAALMVVTGEAEISPFFQIGGLKNRDLRRTIFGTDKKPADFTLDEVISRLKIAFKRGILSHWLFHPGYYESQREQAFATGRIDRWAPQSDPYIDFLENGDLQNIRPHWLFCPTAYKILNPDLTENHSLFRHFVTLGQFDERRTSALFDPEYYRTMNPATRLDVRNGNYASLLEGFCANSDTHDVPFSPDFDLAFYKASYPDIVPDGYHVRSVAHHFLFFGVREGRNPNPYFDHAYFAQRYPWIGEQCQKLSITLLEYFLLIGRHENMRAARPLADRNIDMLQAKALYERRAKDALTRSQRHPVDFTPLNNESPVLSVIVPVHNQASFTARFLELAFFGAAELKRRSGQTMEVIVVSNGSSDTTAELLAATSGIKYVDEAKALGYPGAANLGAGMATGELIVVVNNDIEFEPSVFADLVESYFRIPNCGAIGPRILSMDLTIQEIGAFIAGDGNSFGFGRGERSSYNAIERVEQVDYVSGCFLCLSRTDFESLGGFDPIFSPGYYEEVDLCFRLNEALGKQVYVDSAITITHYEHASFMKGRPPTVSHPTILRNRKRLLKKHSKLGARPTIDKIMGAAGLARLGVAKSRILVIEDLVPDPRLGSGFGRAAEVLRTFHKMGVAYDVVAVNPTLKIDDYEFGDVMLYRNWMPGESVEAVLNRSPGIYSHIWVCRSHNLSRFYEVLKTHKDIWNTKIVCDTEAVSVQRTIELAKLQGQAPSESEIVDLVAAEFNASAIVDRFIAVNERDTGFLQSTGLRNVSIISHTVSGVVRSTRPWKERTRLLFVGAVHSPLAPNFDSLKWFLRGSAKMIAKHNQRLTFVGYWDEAILREFRENNLNARVDFLGMVSEQRLSELYEESVVALAPTRYSAGIPCKVVESMLTGIPIVMTELLADQIGISDEARGNFAVAKIDSKGEAFCQAVSRLIEDEAWWNTVRQAQIGYADSRFSHHAFDQEVRAVLEQVDVGWAY; encoded by the coding sequence GTGGATGATTTTCTGAACGCGCCTTGCGACGAGGATGCGGTAGATCTTCTGTACAATATCTTTATTGGCCGGAAGCCGGAGGCAGGCCATCCATGGGTTGGCGTTCCTAAAATCACCGTAATTAATGGGCTTATTCAATCCGAAGAGTTCAGCATCAAATGCGATGTACTTCTACGGCAAGGCTTCGATAGTATCTTTGAAGGACGAGACGCGAGAATAATTGATTATATTCCACCATTCCTCGTTGAAATGGGAGGAAGTCTTCCGCGCTCCAACACATGGCCTGATTTTCTATTATCTGGGATAGATGCTCTTAATGGATTCCTAAATCCGGACCAAATCCCGGAACATGCTCGAATACTTTCCGAGATGATTGCCAACGAATATAAACCAAGGCCTGAAAAGGCTGGTTTTTTCCGAGATTTGCTGGCTTTCAACAAAGAATGGTTTCTTCGTTTCAATAAAAATGTTCCTGCTCTTCGGGACGTTTCGAGGTCGGAACTGGAAGCCCTCGCGGCGCTGATGGTTGTAACCGGCGAGGCCGAGATTTCTCCCTTCTTCCAGATTGGCGGCCTCAAAAATCGCGATCTGCGCCGGACAATCTTTGGCACCGACAAAAAGCCTGCCGACTTTACGCTCGATGAAGTGATCTCCCGGCTAAAAATCGCGTTCAAGCGGGGGATATTGTCGCATTGGCTTTTTCATCCGGGTTATTACGAATCGCAACGAGAGCAAGCTTTCGCGACTGGCCGAATCGACCGCTGGGCTCCACAATCAGACCCTTATATCGACTTTCTAGAAAATGGCGATCTGCAGAACATACGCCCGCATTGGCTGTTCTGCCCGACCGCCTATAAGATTCTCAATCCGGATTTGACGGAAAACCACTCGTTGTTCCGCCATTTCGTCACGTTGGGACAGTTTGATGAGAGGAGAACATCTGCTCTATTCGATCCCGAATATTATCGGACAATGAACCCTGCAACGCGGCTGGATGTGCGAAACGGTAACTACGCGTCACTGCTTGAAGGTTTTTGCGCGAATTCAGACACTCATGATGTCCCTTTCTCGCCTGATTTCGATCTTGCTTTTTATAAAGCGAGTTATCCGGATATAGTTCCCGACGGATATCATGTCCGGAGCGTTGCTCATCATTTCCTGTTCTTTGGCGTAAGAGAAGGGCGAAACCCAAATCCTTACTTCGACCATGCGTATTTTGCGCAGCGATACCCTTGGATCGGCGAACAGTGTCAAAAGCTCAGCATAACGCTGCTCGAATATTTCCTGCTGATTGGTCGGCACGAAAACATGAGAGCCGCCCGCCCCTTGGCCGACCGGAACATCGATATGCTTCAGGCCAAGGCGCTCTACGAACGTCGAGCGAAGGACGCACTGACCCGCAGCCAGCGTCATCCCGTCGATTTTACGCCGCTGAACAACGAATCCCCAGTCCTATCCGTGATTGTGCCCGTCCATAATCAGGCGAGCTTCACGGCCCGGTTCTTGGAACTCGCTTTTTTTGGCGCCGCGGAACTCAAGCGGCGCTCTGGGCAAACGATGGAAGTCATCGTCGTCAGCAATGGCAGTTCCGATACGACCGCCGAATTGCTCGCCGCGACCTCCGGAATCAAATACGTCGATGAAGCGAAAGCACTCGGCTATCCCGGCGCCGCCAATCTGGGCGCCGGCATGGCAACCGGCGAACTTATCGTGGTCGTCAACAACGACATTGAATTTGAACCCAGCGTGTTCGCCGACCTTGTCGAAAGTTACTTCCGAATTCCGAACTGCGGGGCGATCGGGCCACGCATCTTGTCGATGGATTTGACCATACAGGAAATCGGCGCCTTCATTGCCGGCGACGGCAATTCGTTCGGTTTTGGGCGTGGCGAGCGCTCGAGCTACAACGCCATAGAGCGCGTGGAGCAGGTCGATTATGTGTCGGGCTGCTTCCTCTGCCTGTCGCGAACCGACTTCGAAAGTCTCGGGGGGTTCGACCCCATCTTCTCGCCGGGCTATTATGAAGAGGTCGATCTCTGCTTCCGGCTGAACGAGGCTCTGGGGAAACAAGTGTACGTCGATTCCGCGATCACCATCACGCATTACGAACATGCTAGCTTCATGAAGGGCCGCCCCCCAACGGTCAGCCATCCGACAATTTTGCGCAATCGAAAACGCTTGCTCAAGAAACATTCGAAGCTAGGCGCGCGGCCGACGATTGATAAAATCATGGGTGCAGCGGGCTTGGCGCGGCTCGGCGTGGCGAAGAGTCGCATTCTGGTGATTGAAGATTTGGTTCCTGATCCGAGGCTCGGATCAGGTTTCGGCCGGGCTGCCGAGGTGCTTCGCACGTTCCATAAAATGGGCGTCGCCTATGACGTTGTCGCCGTGAACCCGACCCTCAAGATCGATGATTACGAGTTCGGCGACGTCATGCTGTACCGCAACTGGATGCCGGGGGAATCCGTCGAGGCAGTCCTTAACCGCTCGCCCGGCATATACTCCCACATCTGGGTATGCCGATCGCACAATCTCTCCCGTTTTTATGAGGTGCTAAAGACCCATAAGGACATCTGGAACACCAAGATTGTCTGCGATACCGAAGCGGTTAGCGTCCAGCGGACAATCGAGTTGGCAAAGCTCCAAGGGCAGGCTCCGTCCGAGAGCGAAATCGTCGACCTTGTTGCGGCAGAGTTCAACGCGTCCGCGATCGTCGACCGTTTCATCGCGGTAAATGAGCGGGATACGGGTTTCCTTCAATCCACCGGCCTGCGTAACGTCTCGATTATCTCGCACACGGTCAGCGGCGTTGTACGCTCGACCAGGCCGTGGAAGGAGCGCACGCGCTTGCTCTTTGTCGGCGCGGTACATTCACCGCTTGCACCGAACTTCGATAGCCTGAAATGGTTTTTGCGTGGCTCGGCCAAGATGATCGCAAAGCACAACCAAAGACTGACGTTCGTAGGCTACTGGGACGAAGCCATTCTGCGTGAATTTCGTGAAAATAATCTCAATGCGCGGGTCGATTTCCTAGGGATGGTTTCAGAGCAGCGACTTTCCGAGTTGTACGAGGAATCTGTCGTCGCCTTGGCACCGACGCGGTATTCGGCCGGCATCCCGTGCAAAGTCGTGGAATCGATGCTGACGGGAATCCCAATCGTGATGACCGAGTTGCTCGCCGACCAGATCGGCATCAGCGACGAGGCCAGGGGCAACTTCGCAGTCGCGAAAATCGACTCCAAGGGCGAAGCTTTTTGCCAGGCAGTCAGCCGCCTGATCGAAGACGAAGCGTGGTGGAACACGGTGCGCCAGGCGCAGATCGGTTATGCTGACAGCAGATTCAGCCACCATGCTTTCGATCAGGAGGTGCGGGCGGTGCTGGAGCAGGTCGATGTAGGTTGGGCTTATTGA
- a CDS encoding Maf family protein has translation MRFVLASASPRRLELLARLGVTPDAVDPADIDESARRLELPLPHARRLAAEKAAAVAARHPGAVVLASDTVVACGRRILPKAEDRATARRCLELLSGRRHRVYSTVTLIDADGRARHRESTSILAFKRLSPQEIHAYVEGGEGIGKAGGYAIQGFAESFVKSLTGSHSGVMGLPLFETRALLVAAGLQLAGLQLAGLQLG, from the coding sequence ATGCGTTTCGTCCTGGCTTCCGCCAGCCCGCGCCGGCTCGAGCTGCTTGCGCGACTCGGGGTCACGCCCGATGCGGTTGACCCCGCCGATATCGACGAGAGCGCACGCCGGCTCGAGCTGCCGCTGCCCCATGCCCGCAGGCTCGCGGCCGAGAAGGCGGCGGCCGTCGCCGCACGCCATCCCGGCGCGGTCGTGCTGGCGAGCGACACCGTGGTCGCCTGCGGCCGCCGCATCCTGCCCAAGGCCGAAGATCGAGCGACCGCGCGCCGCTGCCTGGAGCTGCTGTCCGGCCGCCGTCATCGCGTCTATTCCACGGTCACGCTGATCGACGCCGACGGCCGCGCCCGCCATCGCGAATCGACCAGCATCCTCGCCTTCAAGCGGCTCTCCCCCCAGGAGATCCACGCCTATGTCGAAGGCGGGGAAGGCATCGGCAAGGCCGGCGGCTATGCCATCCAGGGCTTTGCCGAAAGCTTCGTGAAGAGCCTCACCGGCAGCCACTCCGGGGTGATGGGTCTGCCGCTGTTCGAAACGCGGGCGCTGCTGGTCGCCGCGGGCCTCCAGCTTGCCGGCCTGCAGCTTGCCGGCCTGCAGCTTGGCTGA
- a CDS encoding OprO/OprP family phosphate-selective porin: MRNLLLGGVSFMALAASPALAAKPASNAAILERLNALEARVDALQAENADLHRQVDAQRTSVATIPAQIDTAVARAAPQIAQAPARAASSGGADTAKPNMTAGTSWTIVPQFNSPDGNFTFKPRGLVDVDYAAFTERKGGYDYNNGTQIRRGRFGFDGSMFRQFAWRLEGEWVGGQASLLDAYVAYTGVKNFTLVLGQLKIPAGLEANSADAFNEFLERGMANTAFGAVGGERRVGVTVAYADRLITATGGFYGANESISRNATTPDEVWGYNGRVTIEPINDPRHLIHVGASAYHVKDLAGNSVTLADRPNVRVDNGNIESVTITGTNPAGGPQTGVSNATFYGFEGAGVYGPFSVQGEYSHMRLDRFGAAPSLNFDGWYAFGSILLTGEARSFKGGVIDRLRPIRSFDPAKGNWGAFELALRYDRLNLTDHRLSPLDHDAHAWTAAMNWYLTGNMKVLFNYIRFEGQNSPLVVAPVSLNGTTAKGDAFATRLHLDF, from the coding sequence ATGCGAAACCTGCTGCTCGGCGGGGTGTCCTTCATGGCACTCGCCGCTTCGCCCGCGCTCGCCGCGAAACCCGCCTCCAACGCCGCCATCCTCGAACGCCTGAACGCGCTCGAAGCCAGGGTCGATGCGCTGCAGGCGGAGAATGCCGATCTCCACCGCCAGGTCGACGCCCAGAGGACCAGCGTCGCCACCATCCCCGCCCAGATCGATACCGCGGTGGCGCGGGCGGCGCCGCAGATCGCCCAGGCGCCGGCGCGGGCCGCCTCGTCGGGGGGCGCGGACACCGCCAAGCCCAACATGACCGCCGGGACAAGCTGGACGATCGTGCCCCAGTTCAATTCGCCCGACGGCAATTTCACCTTCAAGCCGCGCGGCCTGGTCGATGTCGATTATGCCGCGTTCACCGAGCGCAAGGGTGGCTACGACTATAATAACGGCACCCAGATCCGGCGGGGCCGCTTCGGATTCGACGGCAGCATGTTCAGGCAGTTCGCCTGGCGGCTCGAGGGCGAGTGGGTCGGCGGCCAGGCCAGCCTGCTCGATGCCTATGTCGCCTATACCGGCGTCAAGAACTTCACCCTCGTGCTCGGGCAGCTCAAGATCCCGGCCGGGCTGGAGGCGAACAGCGCCGATGCGTTCAACGAGTTCCTCGAGCGGGGCATGGCCAATACCGCCTTCGGCGCGGTCGGTGGCGAACGCCGCGTCGGCGTCACCGTCGCCTATGCCGACAGGTTGATCACCGCGACGGGCGGTTTCTACGGCGCCAATGAATCGATCAGCCGCAACGCCACCACCCCCGACGAGGTGTGGGGCTATAATGGCCGCGTCACGATCGAGCCGATCAACGATCCGCGCCACCTCATCCATGTCGGCGCGTCCGCCTATCATGTGAAGGATCTCGCCGGGAACAGCGTGACGCTGGCCGATCGCCCGAATGTCCGGGTCGACAACGGCAATATCGAATCGGTCACGATCACCGGCACCAACCCGGCCGGCGGCCCACAGACCGGGGTTAGCAACGCCACCTTTTACGGCTTCGAAGGGGCGGGCGTATACGGCCCCTTCTCGGTGCAGGGCGAGTATAGCCATATGCGCCTCGATCGGTTCGGCGCGGCGCCGTCGCTGAACTTCGATGGATGGTATGCCTTCGGCAGCATCCTCCTCACCGGCGAGGCGCGCAGCTTCAAGGGCGGCGTCATCGATCGCCTCCGCCCCATTCGTTCCTTTGACCCGGCCAAGGGAAATTGGGGTGCCTTCGAACTGGCGCTGCGCTACGACCGCCTCAATCTGACCGACCACAGACTGTCGCCGCTCGACCATGATGCCCATGCATGGACGGCGGCGATGAACTGGTATCTGACGGGAAATATGAAGGTGCTGTTCAACTATATCCGCTTCGAGGGGCAGAACTCTCCGCTCGTCGTAGCGCCGGTCAGCCTCAACGGCACCACCGCGAAGGGCGATGCCTTCGCGACGAGGCTGCACCTCGACTTCTGA
- the gmd gene encoding GDP-mannose 4,6-dehydratase — protein MPKTAIVTGISGQDGAYLAENLLGRGYTVYGTYRRTSSVNFWRIDELGITNHSQLKLVEYDLTDMGSAIRLIEASEATEVYNLAAQSFVGVSFDQPITTGQITGLGAAYLLEAIRTVNRDIRFYQASTSEMFGKVQAIPQTEDTPFYPRSPYGVAKLYAHWLTVNYRESFGIFGASGILFNHESPLRGREFVTRKITDTVAKIAQGKAEVLELGNLDAKRDWGYAKDYVEGMRLMLQHDVADTYVLATNRTEPVRHFVELAFAQVGIELDWSGKEENETGIDRKSGKTLVRVNPAFYRPAEVDLLIGSPAKAAQDLGWTPTVQLEELTRLMMEADMRRNAAGWSF, from the coding sequence ATGCCTAAGACCGCCATCGTCACCGGGATTAGCGGCCAGGATGGCGCGTATTTGGCGGAAAACCTGCTAGGGCGTGGGTATACGGTCTATGGGACGTATCGCCGGACGAGCTCTGTCAATTTCTGGCGGATCGACGAGCTTGGCATCACCAACCATTCCCAGCTCAAGCTCGTCGAATATGACCTCACCGACATGGGGTCGGCAATCCGGCTGATTGAAGCTTCTGAGGCGACCGAGGTGTACAACCTCGCCGCGCAGAGCTTCGTCGGCGTGTCGTTCGACCAGCCGATCACGACCGGCCAGATCACCGGGCTCGGCGCCGCTTATCTCTTGGAGGCGATTCGCACGGTTAATCGCGATATCCGCTTCTACCAGGCGTCGACCTCGGAGATGTTCGGCAAGGTTCAGGCGATCCCGCAGACCGAGGATACGCCTTTCTACCCGCGCAGCCCATACGGCGTGGCAAAGCTCTACGCGCATTGGCTGACTGTCAACTATCGCGAAAGCTTCGGGATTTTCGGAGCCAGCGGCATCCTGTTCAACCATGAATCGCCGCTGCGTGGTCGCGAGTTCGTGACGCGCAAGATCACCGATACAGTCGCCAAGATCGCACAGGGCAAGGCTGAGGTGCTCGAGCTGGGTAATCTCGATGCGAAGCGCGACTGGGGCTATGCCAAGGACTATGTTGAAGGCATGCGACTGATGCTCCAGCATGACGTTGCCGACACCTACGTCCTCGCAACTAACCGGACTGAGCCGGTGCGCCACTTCGTTGAGTTGGCTTTCGCGCAGGTCGGCATCGAGCTCGACTGGTCGGGCAAGGAAGAGAACGAAACCGGGATCGATCGCAAGAGCGGCAAGACGCTTGTACGCGTCAATCCGGCCTTCTATCGTCCGGCGGAAGTCGATCTGCTGATCGGCAGCCCTGCCAAGGCGGCGCAGGATCTTGGCTGGACGCCCACAGTGCAGCTGGAGGAACTCACGCGCCTGATGATGGAAGCAGACATGCGGCGCAACGCTGCGGGTTGGTCGTTCTGA